The following proteins are co-located in the Heliorestis convoluta genome:
- a CDS encoding AMP-binding protein yields the protein MNWHHSLYRTLFQKLYKLKLLHFDRIKNDSGPTIVMSNYVSSLDALILALYLPPEYVFLVNKNKKDSFQEAFRLRKYITFDMENPASLREVINSIKKGTKVIIFPEDRPTMTNGILKVYEPYAYIAMKSGATIYPIGIEGTQFSPFSTLSDTLPIRDFPEVTVYVDKPFSLFSEDRKSSKNEKTLVANQMVQALQQALFYARHRENINLFDELIKTAKIYGWKRQIVEDMSQKATYKDLLLGAYALGDKLKKELREQERVAILLPNSIGHLVTLLALFRQNITPAILNFTTGPQGLIDCCESAEIKTLLTSRLFIEKAELNHLIAKLSEKVSIVYLEDIKKSLTSTDKLKALTSFVQKRKALPGKNQLILFTSGSENKPKGVLLRHENIRANLLQAVGVVDLTAKDKLLNPLPMFHSFGLQGAFLPLFTGINLYLYPTPLHYKAIPEIAYNIGATLLFATSTFLHGYLQNGHSYDFQAMRYLIVGGEKLKEETRRLSLDKYGLRPLEGYGCTEASPFISINRPMHYKAGTVGFFLPAIEHRLEPIEGIARGGKLLVKGPNVMEGYLIHGKGFIPVEEWYDCGDLVDIDEEGFISILSRVKRFAKLGGEMVSLNLLEELAGQCFGTTEVAAISVSGGRKGEELLLFTTDQQASKATLRDFIVASGHTPLLVPSHIRYIEQMPLLGSGKTDYVTLKSLYADGI from the coding sequence GTGAACTGGCATCATTCTCTTTATCGCACACTATTTCAGAAGTTATATAAGCTCAAGTTACTTCATTTCGATCGAATCAAAAATGATAGTGGACCGACCATTGTTATGTCTAATTATGTCTCTTCTTTGGACGCTCTGATTTTAGCTTTGTATCTTCCACCAGAATATGTTTTTCTCGTGAACAAAAATAAAAAGGATTCTTTTCAAGAAGCTTTTCGCCTGCGTAAATATATAACTTTTGATATGGAAAATCCTGCTTCTTTGCGCGAAGTCATTAACAGCATTAAAAAAGGTACAAAAGTCATCATATTTCCTGAAGATCGTCCCACCATGACCAATGGTATCTTAAAGGTATATGAACCCTATGCTTACATTGCCATGAAGTCAGGTGCGACCATCTATCCCATTGGAATTGAAGGTACACAATTTTCACCTTTTAGTACATTAAGCGATACGCTACCCATCCGAGATTTTCCCGAGGTTACCGTCTATGTCGATAAACCTTTTTCATTATTTTCTGAAGACCGAAAGAGTTCCAAAAACGAAAAAACGCTTGTAGCCAACCAAATGGTACAAGCGTTACAGCAAGCTCTTTTCTATGCTCGTCACCGCGAAAATATTAATCTTTTTGATGAATTAATAAAAACAGCAAAAATATACGGTTGGAAGCGGCAAATCGTAGAAGATATGAGCCAAAAGGCGACCTATAAAGATCTCCTTCTCGGTGCCTATGCCCTAGGTGACAAATTAAAAAAAGAACTTAGAGAGCAAGAGCGTGTCGCTATCTTATTGCCCAATTCAATAGGTCATCTTGTTACGCTGTTGGCACTTTTTCGTCAAAATATAACGCCTGCCATTTTAAACTTCACGACAGGTCCCCAAGGTTTGATCGATTGTTGTGAATCAGCAGAGATAAAAACCCTTCTTACATCTCGCCTTTTTATTGAAAAAGCAGAACTGAATCATTTAATAGCGAAACTTTCAGAAAAAGTATCGATTGTCTATCTAGAAGATATAAAAAAATCTTTAACCTCCACCGATAAACTGAAAGCACTCACTTCTTTTGTTCAAAAACGCAAAGCCTTACCTGGTAAGAATCAATTGATTCTCTTTACGTCCGGTAGTGAAAACAAGCCCAAAGGCGTACTTTTACGTCATGAGAACATTCGAGCCAACCTTCTTCAAGCTGTTGGTGTCGTTGATCTAACAGCCAAAGATAAGTTACTCAATCCTTTACCCATGTTCCATAGCTTTGGCTTGCAAGGAGCCTTTCTTCCTTTGTTTACAGGTATCAATCTCTACCTCTATCCTACGCCTCTTCATTATAAGGCCATCCCAGAAATTGCTTATAACATTGGTGCCACTTTGCTTTTTGCTACATCTACATTTCTCCATGGTTATCTTCAAAACGGTCATTCCTACGACTTTCAGGCCATGCGCTATTTGATCGTAGGAGGAGAAAAATTAAAAGAAGAAACCCGTCGACTGAGCCTTGATAAGTACGGACTTCGTCCTTTAGAAGGCTATGGTTGTACAGAAGCCTCTCCTTTTATTAGTATCAATCGGCCCATGCATTACAAAGCGGGCACCGTCGGTTTTTTCCTGCCTGCGATTGAACATCGTTTAGAGCCAATTGAAGGCATCGCTCGCGGTGGTAAGTTATTAGTCAAAGGCCCCAATGTGATGGAGGGTTATTTGATTCATGGAAAAGGCTTTATACCTGTAGAAGAGTGGTACGACTGTGGCGATCTTGTCGATATCGATGAAGAAGGCTTTATCTCCATTCTTTCGCGAGTCAAACGTTTTGCCAAGCTCGGTGGTGAAATGGTCTCCTTAAATCTTTTAGAAGAGCTGGCTGGACAATGCTTTGGTACAACAGAGGTGGCCGCGATTAGTGTAAGCGGTGGTCGTAAAGGAGAAGAACTGCTACTTTTCACGACCGATCAGCAAGCGTCTAAAGCAACACTTCGTGATTTTATCGTAGCATCTGGCCATACACCTCTGCTCGTTCCCTCTCACATTCGCTATATAGAACAAATGCCGCTCTTGGGCAGCGGTAAAACAGACTATGTAACTCTAAAAAGTCTATATGCCGATGGAATCTAA
- a CDS encoding putative polysaccharide biosynthesis protein — translation MVTLLTYGALVLFVATVANRILAFFNQIVLMKYIGPETVGLFQMIFPIYILLLVLATAGIPVALTKKAAEEAAKGQWGNVRTYVIAALVSTVFMGTFVTIIAFFLPSFLFTEVVADVRAETAYLVLLPSILLIAISSVLRSFCQGLQSMEPTAIASFVEQVIRIVTGLTAALLLLPKGLEWAAAGVALGITLGELFGLLSLSFLSGPFLFRRLKTFWSHIHMPSTLSLRQAFFSLWPLAYPIAISRIITCLMLSVDAYLIPRTLQESGMSMAEATAAFGSFNGGAAPLVTIPTVFTIPLSISLIPGIAESWALQQRETVRYRTVKALRFTALVSWPIVAILFLAGGDIANLLFDLEGLGPSLRILAVGALFLYIHQTTTSILQGMGQVVFPLIVTVIASAVRAFAFIYLASSPDLGLEGVAWAYSISNFITALFHLAWFYHYLNISVHQWMFLFRPALGAILMMLSFYYLFGAMAEDHSLLMRLMLASVPSTLLYLVSLPLLGCLTKDDLSSLPGLRWLRRK, via the coding sequence ATGGTGACCCTTCTCACCTACGGTGCTTTAGTCTTGTTTGTCGCGACAGTGGCAAACCGTATTCTCGCTTTTTTTAATCAGATCGTCTTAATGAAATACATTGGCCCTGAAACAGTTGGTTTGTTTCAAATGATATTTCCAATTTATATTTTATTGCTCGTTCTAGCCACAGCTGGAATTCCGGTGGCACTCACTAAGAAAGCGGCTGAAGAAGCGGCAAAAGGCCAATGGGGCAATGTTCGTACATATGTAATTGCAGCTCTTGTTAGCACTGTTTTTATGGGTACTTTTGTTACTATAATTGCTTTTTTTCTACCTTCTTTTCTTTTTACGGAAGTCGTTGCTGATGTACGTGCAGAAACAGCCTATCTCGTATTATTGCCTAGCATTTTGTTAATTGCGATTTCTTCTGTACTTCGTTCTTTTTGTCAGGGACTACAGTCGATGGAACCAACGGCGATTGCTTCATTTGTTGAACAAGTGATTCGTATTGTTACAGGATTGACAGCTGCTCTCCTATTACTACCGAAAGGACTTGAATGGGCTGCTGCTGGTGTGGCTCTTGGCATAACACTTGGTGAACTTTTTGGTTTATTAAGCCTTTCCTTTTTGTCCGGTCCTTTTCTTTTTCGACGATTAAAAACATTTTGGTCTCATATCCATATGCCCTCTACCCTCTCTTTACGACAAGCTTTTTTCTCGCTGTGGCCTCTTGCCTATCCCATTGCCATATCTCGTATTATTACTTGCCTTATGCTTTCGGTTGATGCCTACCTTATTCCACGAACTCTACAAGAGTCCGGTATGTCAATGGCTGAGGCTACAGCTGCTTTTGGAAGTTTTAATGGCGGTGCTGCACCACTCGTTACCATTCCTACGGTTTTTACCATCCCACTTTCTATTAGTTTAATTCCTGGTATTGCTGAAAGTTGGGCTTTGCAGCAACGAGAGACGGTTCGCTATCGCACGGTAAAAGCTTTACGTTTTACCGCCCTTGTCAGTTGGCCTATTGTGGCCATTCTTTTTCTCGCTGGAGGCGATATCGCCAACTTACTCTTTGATTTAGAAGGCTTGGGACCTTCTCTACGTATTCTGGCAGTGGGCGCTTTGTTTCTTTATATCCATCAGACAACAACGAGTATTTTGCAAGGGATGGGGCAAGTTGTTTTCCCTCTCATTGTCACCGTTATTGCTTCTGCTGTACGTGCCTTTGCTTTTATCTACCTCGCCTCTTCTCCTGACCTAGGCTTAGAAGGTGTCGCCTGGGCCTATAGTATTAGTAACTTTATAACAGCTCTCTTTCACCTTGCCTGGTTTTACCATTATTTGAATATTTCTGTTCATCAATGGATGTTTCTTTTTCGACCTGCTCTTGGTGCTATTTTGATGATGCTATCTTTTTATTACCTCTTTGGTGCCATGGCGGAAGATCACTCTCTTTTGATGAGATTGATGCTAGCGTCTGTC
- a CDS encoding PHP domain-containing protein has protein sequence MKIDLHLHTTASDGQYSPQEMVQKVIEAGIDVFSFTDHESMEGYREVVREAKVKGLHFIAGVELLVHYKGEEIHLLGYGMELSGTPFLEALEKLKEERNAVAKATVEKLQQLGFALSWSDVKALGHRRGTISKGHIVHALHRCGLLPCTGMEFIKRYLEPKGLAYVQYKASTYDEAVELIRSAGGVPVIAHPGLITEQSLLPELIARHPVGIEVFYAYYGTKRQKWIQQYYELAQSKNLLMTGGSDYHGSFGPVRIGEEEVPEWVFFKLNEAIAKAHHQKAIY, from the coding sequence ATGAAAATTGATTTACATCTCCACACCACTGCTTCAGATGGTCAATATTCGCCCCAAGAAATGGTACAGAAGGTCATTGAGGCAGGTATAGACGTCTTTTCTTTTACTGACCACGAATCGATGGAAGGGTACAGAGAAGTGGTTCGTGAAGCGAAAGTGAAAGGCTTACATTTTATTGCAGGTGTAGAACTGCTTGTTCATTATAAAGGCGAAGAAATACACTTGCTGGGCTACGGCATGGAACTATCTGGTACACCCTTTCTTGAAGCGCTAGAGAAATTAAAAGAAGAGAGAAATGCTGTAGCGAAAGCGACAGTAGAAAAGCTACAGCAACTCGGTTTTGCCTTATCTTGGTCTGATGTCAAAGCATTGGGTCATCGGCGCGGTACGATTAGCAAGGGTCATATTGTGCATGCCCTCCACCGATGCGGACTTTTGCCCTGTACAGGTATGGAGTTTATCAAACGCTATCTTGAACCAAAAGGTTTGGCTTATGTACAATACAAAGCTAGCACCTATGATGAAGCTGTGGAGCTAATTCGATCGGCTGGTGGCGTACCTGTCATCGCTCATCCTGGCTTGATTACAGAGCAATCATTGCTTCCGGAATTGATTGCCCGTCACCCTGTAGGCATTGAGGTTTTCTATGCTTATTACGGCACCAAACGACAGAAGTGGATTCAACAGTACTACGAGCTAGCTCAATCAAAAAACTTGCTCATGACAGGTGGCAGTGACTATCACGGCTCCTTCGGTCCTGTGCGCATTGGAGAAGAAGAAGTTCCAGAATGGGTATTTTTTAAACTTAACGAAGCGATTGCCAAAGCGCACCACCAGAAAGCAATCTATTAA
- a CDS encoding ACT domain-containing protein encodes MKVQQISIFLENKTGRLAQMTSTLAQENINIRALSIADTTDFGILRLIVDRPTEAYEALKKAGFTVTETSVIALEVPDHPGGLASIMEIMARESINIEYLYALPEKTKDTALVIFRVEKIDNAIEVLKEQGIVVLSGDKVYGL; translated from the coding sequence GTGAAAGTTCAGCAAATATCCATATTTTTAGAGAACAAAACAGGGCGCCTGGCCCAAATGACCAGCACTCTGGCGCAAGAAAATATTAATATTCGAGCTCTTTCCATTGCTGATACAACAGACTTTGGGATCTTACGCCTCATTGTAGATCGACCCACAGAAGCCTATGAAGCTCTAAAAAAGGCAGGCTTCACAGTGACTGAAACATCAGTCATTGCGCTAGAAGTACCGGATCATCCCGGTGGTTTGGCTAGTATTATGGAAATCATGGCCCGTGAGAGCATCAACATTGAATATCTCTATGCTTTACCAGAAAAAACAAAAGATACTGCACTGGTCATCTTCCGCGTCGAAAAAATAGACAATGCGATAGAGGTTTTGAAGGAACAAGGTATCGTAGTTTTGTCTGGCGATAAGGTCTATGGTTTATAG
- the nrfD gene encoding NrfD/PsrC family molybdoenzyme membrane anchor subunit, whose product MEQAAPWGMLVVVYLFLGGLGAGAFLTSYGAEKGYLGNIAGLTKAGYLIAAPAVAIGCVLLLFDLGQGLIKPWLILGMLTNFSSVMTWGFYILSLFVLVAIARLYFQWKNIEAPSLLLSAGAILAIATAIYTGFLLSVVKAVPIWNNHIIPFIFLASALSTGLSATMLLAHGITKTVAETSKVDKAHFYIIAAEAVLLFVYITMAISGLQGLVAQQSAQMILFGSLAPLFWGLFMIAGIVVPLAIFAHNSFRHQKLSHNWVLSGDVAVIVGGFALRYLIIAAALPAWSGTLLM is encoded by the coding sequence ATGGAACAAGCAGCACCATGGGGAATGCTCGTCGTTGTATATCTTTTTCTGGGGGGACTTGGTGCCGGTGCTTTCCTAACTTCCTATGGCGCCGAAAAAGGCTATCTAGGAAACATAGCAGGATTAACCAAAGCAGGCTATTTAATTGCCGCGCCGGCTGTTGCCATTGGTTGTGTATTGCTTCTATTTGATTTAGGACAAGGCCTGATCAAACCATGGCTTATCCTGGGAATGCTCACCAATTTTAGCTCTGTGATGACCTGGGGCTTTTATATTCTTTCGCTTTTTGTTCTAGTCGCCATAGCTCGCCTGTATTTCCAATGGAAGAATATAGAGGCACCTTCTCTCTTGTTATCAGCAGGCGCCATCTTAGCGATTGCCACAGCCATCTATACAGGCTTTCTTCTATCGGTCGTCAAAGCCGTACCGATTTGGAACAATCATATCATTCCATTTATCTTCTTAGCGTCTGCCTTATCGACAGGCCTTTCAGCTACCATGCTTCTAGCTCATGGTATAACAAAAACAGTAGCAGAGACATCGAAAGTGGATAAAGCCCACTTTTATATTATTGCTGCAGAAGCAGTGCTCCTTTTCGTTTATATTACGATGGCCATCAGTGGCCTACAAGGTCTTGTAGCACAACAATCGGCTCAAATGATCCTCTTTGGATCCTTAGCACCGCTATTCTGGGGACTTTTTATGATAGCAGGCATTGTCGTACCGCTCGCCATTTTTGCGCATAACAGCTTTCGGCACCAAAAACTATCCCATAACTGGGTATTGTCAGGTGATGTGGCTGTCATTGTAGGCGGTTTTGCTCTTCGTTACTTAATCATTGCAGCAGCTCTACCAGCCTGGTCGGGCACTTTACTGATGTAG
- a CDS encoding UPF0182 family membrane protein: MSNLNRRNLSILGIVLVVALVIPFFKSLLGLYVDFQWFRAEGYQEVWVTQWITSLLLHLGVGLFAFAFIYINLSLTRTVVEKALRYNANAVNEPKVVDLTNYVNPNHLNKIFFGISFFLAFLISQTMSGQWSKVLLALQSQEFAIADPLLNKDVSFYLFQLPALELLYFVISTIIVLTALLLFAVYQGANTLGFGKISWSDLPRARYHLAALGAFFFLLKAFGYQLDIYNLVYSPRGVVFGASYTDVHAQLPAFQILTVLAVLTALILVLSLVLKRIRWALYSVGVLLLASLLIGQIYPNMIQRFRVEPNEFVMEKPYIDMNIEFTRLAYGLNNIEQVPFSATNNLTANDILANKDTINNIRLWDWRPLQQTYSQMQEIRLYYKLREIDIDRYMINGELRQVMLAARELDTSALPTTAQTWINRHLIYTHGYGVAMSPVNEVTSEGLPTFFLKDIPPRAEADTVEITRPEIYFGEATNDYVIVKTATKEFDYPSGNDNVFTTYQADAGVPIGSLWQRLVFALYYGDARIVLSKEILPESQLLMNRNISERLEKVAPFLRFDRDPYLVIHDGRLVWIADAYTTSSQYPFSQPTRGVGNYIRNAVKATVDAYTGEITFYISDASDPIIQSYQSIFPNAFRSLDEMPETMRSHIRYPEDMFNVQSSIYATYHMQDAGIFYNREDEWNLPRLASGGDSNLWMEPYYTLMTLPGEDEPEFILMTPFTPAKRDNMIAWMAARSDGENYGKLIVYTFPKQELIYGPAQIEARINQDSYIAQNMALWNQRSSSVIRGNLLVLPINESLLYVQPLFLQAEQGRLPALRRVIVVYGERVVMEETLDQALQKIFGQSGLTGTGATAPTGESTGATQEMGETSLVEATVSQLASEARKLYDEANERLKAGDWNGYGLKLQELERILLELERKAP; this comes from the coding sequence ATGAGTAATTTAAACCGGAGAAATCTAAGCATTCTAGGAATTGTTCTAGTAGTCGCTCTTGTAATACCTTTTTTCAAATCACTGCTAGGTCTTTATGTTGATTTTCAATGGTTTCGAGCAGAAGGTTACCAGGAAGTATGGGTGACCCAGTGGATTACTAGTTTGCTTTTGCATCTAGGAGTTGGACTTTTTGCTTTTGCTTTTATCTATATTAACTTGAGCTTGACTCGAACTGTCGTTGAAAAGGCTCTACGATATAACGCCAATGCTGTGAATGAGCCCAAAGTGGTTGACTTGACCAATTATGTCAATCCGAATCATTTGAATAAAATCTTTTTTGGTATCAGCTTTTTCTTAGCTTTTCTTATCTCTCAGACCATGTCGGGTCAATGGTCTAAAGTATTGCTTGCACTACAGAGCCAAGAATTCGCCATTGCTGATCCTCTTTTGAATAAAGATGTGAGCTTTTACCTATTCCAACTGCCTGCTCTTGAATTGTTATATTTTGTTATCTCAACCATTATTGTCTTAACGGCCTTGCTTCTTTTTGCAGTCTATCAAGGGGCCAACACCCTTGGTTTTGGTAAGATTTCTTGGAGCGATTTGCCACGGGCTCGTTATCACCTAGCTGCTCTTGGTGCGTTCTTCTTTTTGCTTAAGGCTTTTGGTTATCAACTTGACATTTATAACCTTGTCTATTCACCGCGAGGCGTTGTCTTTGGTGCTAGCTATACCGATGTCCACGCCCAACTCCCAGCTTTTCAGATCTTAACAGTCCTAGCCGTACTCACTGCTTTGATCTTAGTCTTATCTCTGGTCTTAAAAAGAATTCGCTGGGCCCTCTATAGTGTAGGTGTCTTGCTCCTCGCTTCTCTACTCATAGGGCAAATTTATCCGAATATGATTCAACGTTTTCGCGTGGAGCCCAATGAGTTTGTTATGGAAAAACCTTATATTGATATGAATATAGAGTTTACACGACTCGCCTATGGTCTCAACAATATAGAGCAAGTTCCTTTTTCTGCGACAAACAACTTAACAGCGAATGATATTCTTGCGAACAAAGATACGATTAATAATATTCGTTTATGGGATTGGAGACCTCTTCAGCAAACCTACAGTCAAATGCAAGAGATTCGTCTCTACTATAAATTGAGAGAGATAGATATTGATCGTTATATGATCAATGGCGAACTGCGCCAAGTTATGTTAGCGGCTCGAGAGCTTGACACATCGGCTTTACCCACAACAGCACAGACCTGGATCAACCGCCATTTGATCTACACGCATGGTTATGGTGTTGCCATGAGCCCTGTTAATGAAGTAACTTCAGAAGGCTTACCTACCTTTTTCCTCAAAGACATTCCACCAAGAGCAGAAGCAGATACTGTAGAAATTACTAGACCAGAAATCTATTTTGGAGAAGCAACCAATGACTATGTCATTGTTAAGACTGCTACGAAAGAGTTTGACTATCCTTCTGGCAATGACAACGTCTTTACCACCTACCAAGCTGATGCGGGTGTTCCCATTGGTTCTCTCTGGCAGCGTCTTGTCTTTGCTCTTTACTATGGTGATGCACGCATTGTTCTGTCCAAAGAAATCTTACCGGAAAGCCAGTTGCTTATGAACCGCAATATTTCTGAGCGACTGGAAAAGGTAGCACCCTTTTTGCGCTTTGATCGCGATCCCTATCTCGTTATTCATGACGGTCGCCTTGTTTGGATAGCCGATGCTTATACAACGTCATCCCAATATCCCTTTTCACAGCCCACTCGAGGTGTAGGCAACTATATACGTAACGCTGTAAAAGCAACTGTCGATGCTTATACAGGCGAAATCACCTTCTATATCAGTGATGCATCAGATCCAATCATTCAGAGCTATCAGTCGATTTTCCCCAACGCTTTCCGTTCCCTAGATGAGATGCCGGAGACAATGCGAAGCCATATTCGCTATCCAGAAGATATGTTTAATGTTCAGTCAAGTATCTATGCCACCTATCACATGCAAGACGCTGGTATTTTTTATAACCGAGAAGATGAGTGGAATTTGCCGCGTCTCGCTTCCGGTGGGGACAGCAACCTATGGATGGAACCCTATTATACTTTGATGACCTTGCCTGGGGAAGATGAGCCAGAATTTATTCTGATGACACCTTTTACACCGGCGAAGCGTGATAACATGATTGCTTGGATGGCAGCTCGTTCTGATGGGGAGAATTATGGCAAACTTATCGTCTATACCTTCCCGAAACAAGAGCTTATTTATGGTCCTGCCCAGATTGAAGCGCGGATTAACCAGGATTCCTATATTGCTCAGAACATGGCACTCTGGAACCAGCGTTCCTCTTCCGTCATCCGTGGTAATTTGCTCGTATTGCCTATCAATGAATCTTTGCTCTATGTACAACCGCTTTTCTTGCAAGCAGAGCAAGGAAGATTGCCTGCCCTACGCCGTGTCATCGTTGTGTACGGCGAACGTGTTGTTATGGAAGAAACCCTCGATCAGGCTTTACAAAAAATCTTTGGTCAAAGCGGTCTTACCGGCACCGGAGCAACAGCACCAACAGGAGAATCAACCGGCGCAACGCAAGAAATGGGAGAAACTTCTCTCGTAGAAGCGACGGTTTCACAACTGGCTTCAGAAGCCCGTAAGCTATATGATGAGGCCAATGAAAGACTGAAAGCAGGAGACTGGAACGGCTATGGTTTGAAACTGCAAGAATTAGAGCGCATACTGCTAGAATTAGAAAGAAAAGCGCCCTAA
- a CDS encoding 4Fe-4S dicluster domain-containing protein, translated as MKNPNNRRKMLKASLLTGLGVALATLEGSLPSKIMSNQAMAAGNKEEGKQIGFLFDQNRCTGCQLCVRSCKRGNTWEEDVVWRRVIQDPTTKNASLPRDKALLSLSCNHCERPACATVCPVKAYTKRNRDGIVIQQQEKCVGCKYCLYACPYQALSYGKSTGTVSKCHFCFLRQDEGELPLCVDKCPTGALSIGEMSFLKRRAGTIQQIGNLPNPAMVGEPSIIIVPKRNHPT; from the coding sequence ATGAAAAACCCCAATAATCGTCGTAAAATGCTCAAAGCAAGCCTCTTAACAGGTCTAGGTGTTGCCCTTGCTACGCTGGAAGGAAGCCTGCCTAGTAAAATCATGAGCAACCAGGCGATGGCTGCAGGAAATAAAGAAGAAGGTAAGCAGATTGGTTTTCTCTTTGATCAGAACCGATGCACGGGTTGTCAACTGTGCGTACGATCTTGTAAGCGAGGAAATACCTGGGAAGAGGATGTAGTCTGGCGCAGAGTGATCCAAGATCCTACGACAAAAAATGCTTCCCTGCCACGGGACAAGGCTTTGCTTTCCCTAAGCTGTAACCATTGTGAAAGGCCTGCTTGTGCAACTGTTTGTCCTGTAAAAGCCTACACCAAAAGAAATCGTGACGGCATCGTCATACAGCAACAAGAAAAGTGCGTTGGCTGTAAGTATTGTCTCTATGCCTGTCCCTACCAGGCCCTCTCTTATGGCAAAAGTACAGGCACTGTGAGCAAGTGTCACTTCTGTTTTCTAAGGCAAGATGAAGGAGAGCTACCTCTTTGTGTTGATAAATGTCCTACCGGTGCTTTATCGATAGGAGAAATGAGCTTCTTGAAAAGAAGAGCCGGTACGATTCAGCAAATCGGCAATTTGCCCAACCCGGCGATGGTCGGTGAACCCTCTATTATCATTGTACCGAAGCGAAATCATCCCACATAA
- a CDS encoding phenylacetate--CoA ligase family protein: protein MIWNRPMETMPREALSTLQLERLQKTVERVYHNVPAYREKMQAASVSPQDIRTLEDLKRLPFTYKQDLRDNYPYGLFAAPMKEIVRVHASSGTTGNPTVVGYTRRDIDNWSELTARTLSCAGANADSVVQIGYGYGLFTGGLGVHYGAEKIGATVVPISGGNTKRQIKLMQDFGTSILACTPSYALYLAETIAEMGIPREQLKLTAGIFGAEPWTEEMRRELEQRLQILAIDIYGLSEVMGPGVASECSMKKGLHIFEDHFIPEIIDPESGEPLPYGEQGELVFTSLTKEGFPVIRYRTRDISVLYEEPCECGRSHVRMGKVSGRTDDMVIIRGVNVFPSQVESVLLNLGLTEPHYLLVIDREGLLDTLEVWVEVSDKVFSDKVRTLEKVERKIQRELESLLGVTAKVKLVEPKTIERSEGKAKRVIDRRKRSS, encoded by the coding sequence ATGATCTGGAATCGACCTATGGAGACAATGCCTAGAGAGGCTTTGTCGACCTTACAACTTGAGCGTTTACAGAAAACTGTAGAAAGAGTCTATCACAATGTACCAGCATACCGTGAAAAGATGCAAGCCGCTTCAGTAAGTCCTCAGGACATACGAACTTTGGAAGATTTGAAGCGTTTGCCTTTTACTTATAAACAGGACTTGCGAGACAACTACCCTTATGGACTTTTTGCAGCTCCTATGAAAGAGATTGTTCGAGTCCATGCATCTTCAGGTACGACCGGGAACCCTACTGTGGTCGGTTATACGCGCCGCGATATTGATAACTGGTCAGAGTTAACAGCTCGTACGCTCTCCTGTGCTGGCGCCAATGCTGATTCAGTTGTGCAGATTGGCTATGGTTATGGTCTCTTTACAGGGGGTCTAGGCGTTCATTATGGCGCTGAGAAAATTGGTGCTACAGTCGTACCCATTTCTGGCGGCAATACAAAACGTCAAATTAAGCTTATGCAAGATTTCGGCACATCCATTTTGGCTTGTACGCCTTCCTATGCTCTCTATCTCGCTGAGACAATTGCAGAAATGGGCATACCGAGGGAACAGTTGAAGTTGACAGCCGGTATTTTTGGTGCTGAGCCCTGGACAGAAGAAATGAGACGAGAGTTAGAACAACGTCTACAGATCTTAGCGATTGATATCTATGGACTGAGCGAAGTTATGGGACCTGGCGTTGCAAGTGAATGCTCTATGAAAAAGGGCTTGCACATATTTGAAGATCACTTTATTCCTGAGATTATCGATCCCGAATCAGGAGAACCGCTACCTTACGGAGAACAAGGAGAACTTGTGTTCACTTCTTTAACGAAAGAAGGTTTTCCTGTCATACGCTATCGAACTCGCGATATTTCTGTTTTATATGAAGAGCCTTGTGAATGTGGTCGTAGCCATGTCAGAATGGGAAAAGTGAGTGGACGGACCGATGATATGGTTATTATTCGAGGTGTTAACGTATTTCCTTCTCAGGTAGAGAGCGTCCTACTCAATCTAGGTTTAACAGAGCCACACTATTTGCTTGTAATTGACCGTGAAGGTCTTTTAGACACGCTGGAAGTCTGGGTTGAAGTATCAGACAAAGTTTTCTCTGATAAAGTTCGCACCCTAGAAAAAGTAGAACGGAAAATACAGCGTGAATTAGAAAGTTTGCTTGGTGTAACTGCGAAAGTAAAGCTTGTTGAACCCAAGACAATCGAGCGTTCTGAAGGCAAAGCAAAGCGGGTTATAGACCGCAGAAAAAGGTCTTCTTAG